The genomic region caaaacaacaccccgctcacatgcacgagcgccactgattcacaaccatatgatcatgactgattcatgattcatcgtttgtgttttcaactcatgtctcagtcagcggtaagaaaacaccaaaacattctcatagtgaaagttaaaaacacaaacaaacatgaaatgtacgctttgcaggaggcgggcagaacggcaggacaggatttgattggtttcatcatttggctcctgatggcagggattggttggtgttttcccaggtttactccggctgtagatagcagcttattttacctcttttttaagaacacattatgtattgattaccatcaggacataaagatcattttaaccagtctaacaaaaagtgaatctaaatctaactaccaaccccagctttaagttaacAACATCATGCAAACTTTGTCAGGTAtttcctcaagaggagaaagaaacacTGTTTAACAAGTGTGTTTGGTGAAGGGAGGTCAGAACGATTGTGCCTGGTACCTTCCAGGTAGTCGTAAATCTAAGTGCTGGTGGGCTTTTCCAACACAGTCGAGCAGATCTGTCGCAGAAGTTGAAATTTGATATAGAATGGATATCTGTTTTTAAGATGAATAAATCTTCATCAGACTACTGCCCATGGGCCAGGAAGTCATCACAGCTGTTTgcgttctgcctgcttttgctcttcatGCACACCGTTGTGCTGTTGCGGAAACACGATTGGTCAACACCTCTCAGGCTACGAACGTACTACAAATGGAAACGATAACACCTCCACCTACTGAAAATCCACACCCCCATTTGAGATCACTACCTAACTGAATTTGCTTTGTGTAGTTGCACATTCAGTGGTTTAGTAGTAGTTTTATTTAGTCATCATACATTACACAATACTTTCAATAAAGCAACAGTAGTGCATctagtgatgactgaaaaggccttGGCAGAAGCATAATGCTTATTTCAGCCAGGCCTACATTTTCTCAAATGAAGGTAACTGCTTCACAAGTTtaaagaaactaaactaaactaaacaaaacaggtaaatcatgaacacttaaagccttcaaaaactgctATGCGAACCATTTTTTTGAAAACTAAAAGTGAATCAAAACtaagtttttaattttatacttgcatcattccaaaatgtaaccccaacaacagaaacatttcttttttttatatcttttgTAGCTATTTGTACAGTCAACTTACAGACACCTCCCAAATTGAAAATAACTTTTGTACTGTGTGTGGAAGTGAGTTCGATTTTTCTTTGAacattatttgcattattttgtaaaagaataagAACTTGAATTTCAGAATATGAGAGTTTAAAAATAGCGGGTCAGTGTGGGCATATTGTTTGCTCTCGGTTGTGATTTTTATCATCTGTCGTTTAAATCATAATTATTGTAAATGAACGTCACCCTCAGTGGCTGTTTTTAACCTCCATGAAAAGGTCTCTCCTTCCCTTTATGTCTAACTTTGGgcctctctccatcctcttgTTTGCAGGCTCCCTTACAGATGGACGTAAGTTCGACTCATCTCGTGACAGGGACAAGCCTTTCAGATTCAAGATTGGCAAGCAGGAGGTTATCCGAGGCTGGGAGGAGGGTGTGGTGCAGGTAAGCTTCTCAACTTGAAGTATACTTGGCGTATAGAATAACTTTATGTAAGTCAGTGCTTTGCAGAGTGTGTAACTGATACTTATCCTCCTGGTTGCTCTCATTCATTCTTTAATAAAAGAGTCCTCTTGACATGACTCAGCTTCTTAGAGAACACCAAACAACTGAGAAGCTTCAACAGTCATGATTCAGTCAAGTGATTCAGACTAAGAAAGGAAACACACATCGCTGCTGACAATGACAGCAGTTCATCTGCTGAAATACACTATGTTCATTTATTGATATGGTGCCGTTATCAGGCCTTCACTCTCCACAGTTCACATTACCACCACAGACAGTGGAGAATCCTGAGCAGACACACCTCTGTATCTCATCCACCCTGCTGTGCAGCGTTTAGATGAGGTGGCTGGTGAATGGTGATGACTGTGAGCAGGTCTTATGGACTCATTGCACTGTAGTTTAGCatcatgtacactaccagtcaaaagtttggaaacacaaccagaatctgttttatattttagattctgtaaagtagccccctttttccttcatgacagctttgcacacttgatattctctcagtctgcttcatgaagtggtctcctggaatggtttctaatgaacatgagccttgtcaagagttcatttgtagaacgacttgccttcttaatgtgtttgagaccatcagttgtgttgttcagaggtagggttagtacacaatggatagccctatttgactactgttgtaatccagattatggtaaaaccagattatttcatagttttgatgtcttcagtattaatctacaatgttgaaaataattaaaataaataaaaaccactgaatgagaaggtgtgtccaaacttttgactggtagtgtatgtggcTGGGAACATCAGTGTTTGGTATCTCATAAACTTTAATGACTTGAGCTCTGAGCTGATATTTGATTGGCCATGTCTTCACGCAATAACAGCTGAAGTCAGTATTTCCCCCTGAACATGGGAATCAAAAATGGTCAAATTCTGTCCACAAGgttgaaaaataaatgctttGGCAATGAAAGGAAACTCTTTGAATTGGttcctttttactttttgcTTGGCACACTTATTTCCAACAAAGGAGTGAAGAAATCTGCCAAGGTTGATGATAAATGGACAAATGGTCTGTGAGTTATGGCCACATTTCTCTCCTAAGCATGACTTTACATTTTCTGATTAATGATAACCAACAATGCCCAGTGCTAATATGATTTTGGACGTCATTCCCACAGAGCTGTTTATcacattttcattgatttattttaaatccaaaAAGGCTCTTATTGAAGtctggttgttttaaagtgTTCAAAGTGTCTGTAGCTCATTTCAGCTCACAGCAAAATGAGAGATGTCATAAAATTACGAGTAATGAACCGGCACAAACTTGGTTTTTCACAATCAGGGTCTGGGGCCCTCCTAATGAAGCTTTAATGGTAAGAGGGATGTTTTCACTCCCCTGTGCTTTATTATCCAACGTAGACTGCAGACACTGCATTATGGTCTAATTATCTCTCTCTTAGATAAGCACTTCTAAATGACCCTTGTTGTTCCTGTGTCCCTCCTCTGGTTGTATCATCTGTCTTCTCGTTCTTCTCAGATGAGTGTCGGTCAAAGGGCCAAGCTGACCTGCTCACCCGACTTCGCTTACGGAAACAAAGGCCACCCGGGCATCATTCCTCCAAACGCCACCCTCATCTTTGACGTAGAGCTGCTCGGTTTGGAATGAAACATATTCAcggacatttttttgttttgtgtaagTATCCTGCAGTAATTAACAAACAGCCCGTTATCAGTACTGTAGCTTACAATAAGGACCAACATGCTAGGAAGATGCAAACTTACCTGTAGGTCACAAAGGCTCCACAAACATTTTTCTCCACCATGTTTCTGGTGTTTGAGTTGCCTCTGAAACTTCATGTGACAGAGCCATGCCAGACACAATTGGAACCATGTAGCTTAAACccctttcacacacatacaccgcACCCCTGAAAACATCTCGACATTAGCTCAATGGGCTGCATATGTGAGTGCAACTAGCTGAATTTTTTACCCTGACATTATCTGGACTTTTTTCTGCCAGCCTCCCGAGTACAAAGTGCACAAGAAGTTATGTGTGGGCTCAGCAGGTAATAACTTGGAATATGACGCGATGACGTCTGATGGCGTTCAAGCTGATTTTTGCTGCTTCATGCCTTTACAACTCACCTGAACAAACCTCCACCAGCATTATACCTTCTTACTTTGCACCTTGAAACAGTGTAACATAGGCGtttttgaccagaggaactttaccccggaactaggtgcgtttcgaccggtggacccagggtctaaatttagttcaggggtagttaatctcccccctaaaaagcccctgctaggggggtagtacttttcaaaggtcctgggattttcgggggggcagggcctgcactgctgaacgtgtctgattggtggattaacagcagtgtttttattccgcccgccgtccacaataacatcacacacatctgtgattcacttgatttctctttctttcattagtttttatttgttctatcttttttgtatgtgtgtgtacttttcaaaagaagaagctgtgattctcttgatttagcagcttgtaacagtagtcttctctcagcccaccgtgaatgcgtctctcctggtattacggttttaaaagtgaccctgtaaactggagaccttcagctgaacgtgtcagtgtttgtggagtttacacagctgttgaaacacagagggagttcctgggaatgaaaactagtttagtttttattaagatttcaaaatatactCATAAGATAtctaatgatcgtctaaagacgtttatgagggatgcatccggccgaaagtctccagttaacagggtcgctgtttaaaccaaaacaccggtcgatctctgccacggctttttgagttcaaaaggattttaaagccgtgttgaaacgtctttgctactcgcgcttatctcctctcacgtgttgattcagtgaatccatctgtgatgaaatataacaccatctaaaacagcaccagctgagtctcttcatgctaacaggctaactgttgtgttgctcataatgataccagcctgtccgtctgcttctatggggtcatctgtgatgaattgcatgcctctttgttttactgccctctactggtctggtggtgtagtgcatttacttttttattctccatacgtcactggcctgatttgcacaatttaCCCAGAactcgaaacgcagacaacaatgggggcacagaaccttttagttaagggtaaagtagttctgggggctaaaagaccccggaactcttagtcgaaatgcacctattggTGTCCCTGTGAGGGATTTTTCATTGCATTACAGTGTTGTGAAAGCGCAAGAGGCCCAGCTTGTAAATACACGGCAGGAgcgctatataaacacagtcaaacatgcacacacatgtagcGCTGTTCCGCCCTGCCCGCCCGATGCCACACATCCCCACCTTCTTCCACCCTTTTCCACTTCTGTTACTTCCTCAGAGGGAGAACTCTGCCCCACTATTACACCTCTGTACGTTACACACTGCAGACAAGGAGTAACAGCAGCGTAAATATCCCGCCTTGAAATAGCAGAATGTGAGAGCCAACAGGAGCAGTCACTATTACAGGAGACTCCTGTTCCTGCCCAGCTCCCCCCCACCTAAAACAAGAAAAGTATGTCTGCTGAACACAAATAATCTGCTGTGGTTTATATGGGAAGGCAAATTCATGCAGACATCAGAGCCTAGGAGTCCTGATATAATCCAGGAGATGCTcaaagtgcatgtgtgaaaaaacTCTACCCAGTAATGTTAGGTAGATGGGTCTAATGGACAGGAAGCGTGCATCTATTTCTGGCCTgatgtttatgtatgtgtaGAAACAAAATACATACACTGGTCAGTCTTATCCCTACCTTTCCATGCTTTCCATGTTATTTTGATATCTCTGTTTGCTTGCTTGTTTGTCAGGTATACGCAGTAGTGGACAAAGTCCAAGTCTTCATTGcttaagtcagagtatagatcctcctggtcaaacattactccaatacaagtgaaagttgttcagtcagattctgacttgagttaaagtcctggagtacttgcttttaaaaatactgaagtattcaaagtactttttaaaatatctctaaacgtattttcacaaagcatgaggtcaatcaagaatgcatgggtgaacattctgctcagctctgtttatctagaaaacatgatttcatatttaaaaagtctaccatgaaatataaactaagttactacaagcacagacaagtttacaatgttcctctggaatcaaagcagtgtgttagctccagacctccacatgctctctcaggttagatgctgatgttttggaggctgtgatgaagtttgtgtggtaaacagatcagagatttacaacaatacaaacaatcattctttatttctaaacctcaaacgtgggtttaaaatatggccgtggtgctcaggtagagaatcatcatccttctcagtcatagccatcatcaccacgactaaatgaacgcactgatctgaagaacgtttgatctacgctcaacccaggtacggctacaccactgagacaaaccaaacacaaggacaccgaCAGTTTACGGTccttgggatctgatttcagaaaagacgattcatcagctgacttcaaagataaagtagagagtaactagagcactgatagaaatgtagaggagtcaaaaggatgatatttgtttttaaatcagctgAATGCAAACTTTATCTTTTGCCGTGCTAGTGGCCCAGCCTTTAATACTGTCAGCTTGTTTCTAAGCATACAGTGTTTGTTAAATAGTTGCCTTTAGGGAGCCAATGAAGACTACACATGATGTTCAAGCAGAAGCCTTTTTGAAACCTGTCCTTGAAAGATTTGAATTAAAGTCCAAACCTTTTATCGGAGTCTGTCAGCCGTGACCACTGGACCCAAACTTTAAAATAGTCATGTTAGAACATTTAATGGAGTTAACCTGATAAATGTTTTAATCTGGCAAGTTCAAATGATGGTTCAGCTCAGCACTATGTTCTGATATTAGACTCCTGGTGTTGTACCTCCCCTCTTCTGTCCACAGTAAACGCTGACTCACTCCCATTAGAGTTAAGTGGACATGAGAGcagtgcttgttgtgtgtcagTTTTGGGATTGTGGGGCTGAACTGCCTCTGACTTGGACAGCCAAAAAGAGAAGTCTACAGGTTCTATGAGTCACATCGGCTCCTACTTAACAAGGACACGTCCAGAGGGGGGATAAGTGGGGGCATTAGCCCtactgaaatctgattggccaaccCTGGTGCCACTCCAAAACTTTTAGGCGTGATTGGATATCTGTTTCGTTAGAGGCGGGACTTGTGTTTAAGCAACTATTTTAGCTTTGCTGCAGGAGGCTGCTTATAGCTAGAGTATATCCTTAGTTAgtactttaataataatacgCTACTTTGGCCCTGAAAGGCACTGAGAGGAGTCTTTAACTGATCGTGAAATAGCCTCACTCTTACACTGATTCCTATTCATGATCTACATAGTTAAATTTGATTATCAGCATCAAGATTTTGAATTTTAATATAATGCGTTTACTTGTAACTggtactggagcaggattagtgAAAAGACACGTTCTCTGTTGAAGGTTTGTTGTAGGCAGATAAACTCTAAACCAGGGTGTTTCCACGTTAAAGAGCAGGAACAGGATTTCATGTTTATGGGGGCACATGAATCCGTCACTGCTCTTTTAGGACTAAAGAGTTAGACCGTGTACATAATCATGTTATTCTGACGTTCATTAGGACAGCAGAGCACACATAATGACACTAGGGCTGTGACGGGTAAAGCCTGGTTTACACTACCGACCGATGTGCGGCTGATGAacggggatcccagaagtgctgtaaatgcgggaaatacaatcccgccgagcggaccaatcacagggcttgcggtccacgtcgattctaagggtagttacattttgaaggaggtgcacgtcagctacatgtgtaggcctctgcgtaggtatgggagctacgcagacctccagcgtaggctactagaagtataaatcaggcttaactACACATCGAATCGAAAGGATATATCCTGACCTGCATTAACAGCAATTACAGATTGTCtgacatcagccgtgtatttcatctcctcctctgtattcctcatgtaatcatgtctgtatgataaacagcaacatgtatcagctgtagattagcataacacgctctgaatctctggaaaagtaaacagatcgtagcggggccggaaggaggcgaccaactatcagagagaccacactgaaTATTGCTgtgtgacacggacacatcgtcgcacaagtatgtagtgctcacttCCGGGTCGACCACTGTTCTGTAGGgtccatgcagaagtgtaaacCAGTCACCGTTTGAAAGCTAACAcaataataaatcagagttaagtgttaaaagctgcagatcatccaggatccgcttgaggctggctccggaagtaccggaagtcacatacacatgaatgggaaaaagacgatctttgcagcattaataaacatgtttacagcctggtacaaaagatgagtgtagtctgaatagttcatttctcgatgtcctctcactgtgagtggggtgaatttttttctaattcagcaattttgaagatattgagattactagtcttccaatgagagacacagctgcctgcaggaacactgtagctgttggctaggaggctcaaagcccgcctctttacgtcacactggctcgacagaagcaatatggctgccgcagccgattggtctcaaaacagcgttcagaaacagatgggtgacgtcacggatactacgtccatattttttacagtctatggttactgCTAATAATTTTGCAAAGCTACAAATCAgtacatgacctcatcactctgtgcCCTGTAAAAAGTTGTctacaacaaagaaaagtagtattAAAAGGAAGAtctgggctgtttccgaaatcgcctactatactagcagtacgtactgatatgtccagaattcagtatgtagtaagtagtatgtgaacaagagcaaaatctgcagtaagccaaaactccccggatgtctactgattcgggaaaatatctcagtgtgcatcagaccagtcttcctcgcgtactgtttcccataatgcacagcgttcgttccgctttttctttttccttcttttttgacgggaggaaatccgtttttgggtgctgataaagttatcaaattacatataaaccacttcctaactttttaaatcataaatggatgctaaataagcattttatttatcggcttcgccattgtttacttccgctttccgaaacgggaaatccagcgaagtctggctcagcatgctgcatgacagatcgaacagaacagtcagactacatactaaattcaaacgcagtatatagtaggcaatacctactgcctactacattagtaagtagtatgtagcaggccgtttcggaaacagccctgGTTTCCACTCATTTGCTTCCTCAACAAATGCACGCTTTGTCAGGAGCTACATCTTCACACAGTGGGTGATTGTGCTCATGGGAAATTAAGTCTTAAtctcagaaaaacacaacaaatgtcatcCAAACAGGTCACCAGAACCAACACATGAAATCTCCTCACAGCGTCTTTAAAGATTTGACCTTCGAAGATTAATACGTCGTTTCTCcgttgttttactttttaaagttgggGAGTGGAGACAGAAAGTTAAAATAAGTGCTATTCATTTTTCACAAACTTCATGCCACCCTTGCATAAATCAGCCCCCTTCAGTTATAAAGATCTGAACACTCCCCTGCTTctttaataaacaaacataaacattcagtgttttttagtTCACTGTGATTTTCTCTTAACCCTACCTTTCCCTTCTCGATGTCTTCACAGGTGACTTCCTACCTGGGTGACCTGGAGAGAAGCTAGGAGAGTCTGCACTTGATTCTATAAGAGGCTTGAGTCTATAGTTCCACTACTTATTTCATCAGACTATGAcagtttgtgttattttgtctCTGTGACTGAGTGAATTATATTTTTCCATCATATTCTTCCTCTAAGACTATGGGCCATAACCTTACAAACCTCCATGTTCTTAATCTTGAGTTTATTTTTGCTCTTTACTTCTCTCTTTACTtacttttgatttgtgttttttgaagtgTTGGTTGTGCATGGTTTTGCTGAAAAGTACAAAATACCAATGAAACCACTAGCAGGGACATTTATCTCATATGAGTCCATGTGTACTAACATTATGATTTTTGAGACTTGGTGCTTGTTAtattacagaaacaaaaaagtgtagaaaagaaaatgaaaagcacACATTTGTATCCCTATAAGGCTTAAAATCATCACATATGAAATGAGTTTCTGTTTTAGAGATGAGGTAGTGTTACATTTAGTGGCTTCCTGCTGTGAAACATCGAGTCATGAAAGGCCTTAATGGTGTTACACAGGAAGTGGGTTCGCTATATGATATATATAgaactgctgtgttttctttttcctttaaacTGTAAAAAGCAGAGTGAGCTGGGCAGAGGTAAAGAGAACCAATCACAGTCACAGATAGTTCTGATGTGTGCCTCAGTAATCGAACCAGACACATGGTTACTACCTTGCACTGTCTGCATGCTCCTGGCCCGATGGAAACCCTAGTATGTACATGTTGAAAGCTTTGCAAcggtttgtgttttattatgttcTTTTCTCGCAGTCTTTAAACGCCATTTAAAGCCATACACAGGTCAAACAGTGCAAAGACAGGATTTGTGTCTACACACAGCGATTGGagtattttctttctctgaaaaacaaacaaacatgggaAGTGCTTGAAAATTAGAAAAGGGGGCTGAGGAACCAATCAAATTGTGACCTCCCCCTAACCTTATTTTGTGTAACAACTACAATCATGTATTTTCAGATGCCAACTTTCTAACTCTGAGAGTCAACAAAGCTAATGTATAATCTATGATgacttttgttgtttgttttgctatAGTGTCAGTAAAGTACCACACTGCCTAACTGAAGTCTGTGCTGTGGTAGATAACACCCGGACACACAGGTGTCCTGGTGATTTTGTATCTCAAATAAATAGTTTTAAATGGAGTTTAAATGAAGGAATATGCTGGCCTGGCTGTCAGACATTGACCATGGCTGTTGATGTTACATACTGGCAAAGCTGCAAACTGGTGTGGCAGCAGTCCACCTTTGTACTGTGTAGTAATTTGCTGATACTTTACTGTATGCAGGCTAAACCAATGatgacatatttaaataaaGCAAGTGCTCTCCAAACGTTGACTgaagttttttgtattttgatacCACAGCTacgttaaagctggggttggtagtcagattgagatacactttttgttatactggttaaaatgatcttttttaaatgggtgtgtatgtggtttccggtacttccagagccaacctcaagcggacccttgttgaactgcagtttttatcacttctgcattggactcatgtttttagatcggaggttgccgcttgtgcaaaacacaaaaaatgtcctgaagaccggttttgaatcagtcacgatcatatggtcacgaatcagcggcgctcgtgcatgtgagcggggacaTCATtctggaggagctccgagggtaAGGGGGGAGGgattagacagagtcctgaggaaacgctgcattcaaattcatgctagttttccatgaatactaaccctagctttaaatttgTTTAATGCTTTTAACCTTCTTTCTTCTGCCTCAGTCTTTGGTGTCACGTTGGGGGAAAGActgaaggaggacccaagtgcagctttaagataaaaaggttttaataaacaaaaggtacCAACAAAACGTCCAAGAATAAATCCAAATAATACAGGGATCACAataagagaaacacagagagaacacaggaaAGACGAACAATattccaacaagggacaggggaaacagaggaactaaatacacagagtcatcaacacgtgtgaacacaggacacaggtgaaactaatgggGGGGGATCACAAGTGGAGGGAAACATACAGGGGCAtgacgtaaaactaaactggagacacaaggattcagaagtacaaaattaaaacaggaaatgaaagactagactaagaaaacacaacaagaggcatggatcactaaaccctcaagagagacaaaggagaactaatacagaataaacactgggaggaaccaaggcatgaaacacaaggaacaaactaaacaaaataACTCATGACATTTGAACCTTTAATTTATCTCCCTGCGTTGAAATCAATAATCTCTCTTACACGAGTGTCCcggccaagatcagcagcagcacattcctgTAAAGTTACAGACATATAACACATAACAATTTCAAACACGTCAACATATTCTAGATCACATAACAGATAGTCATTAATCAAAGCATCTGCAGCCTGATGCCTCTGATTCCCCGTATGCCTTGACCCTGTCCCCTGGGAGGTGTACCTCACCAGGGGACAGGAGACATCAAAGTCAGAAACAAAACAGTGGTCAAACGTATGTAGGGTATATATAATTCAGATtactttttttctaatttatttttatgcaaGAAGAATGTAAACTCTGAAAGTAAAAATATCTTTTATACccaggaaagagagggaaagctAAGTAGAAGAAATAATGAATGTACTAAAAATACTTGTATAGAGATATGGCTTCACTGGGACGCTGGTTTGGCCGAGTGGTTAAATCACTCTCCTcatgtgcagaggctgtagtcctcgagGCGGGCAGCTCAGGTTCAATTACAACCTGTGGCCCTttg from Notolabrus celidotus isolate fNotCel1 chromosome 11, fNotCel1.pri, whole genome shotgun sequence harbors:
- the fkbp1ab gene encoding FKBP prolyl isomerase 1Ab, with product MGVEIETITPGDGRTFPKKGQTCVVHYVGSLTDGRKFDSSRDRDKPFRFKIGKQEVIRGWEEGVVQMSVGQRAKLTCSPDFAYGNKGHPGIIPPNATLIFDVELLGLE